One part of the Alistipes onderdonkii genome encodes these proteins:
- a CDS encoding DUF1573 domain-containing protein yields MRCGTTIARMLFCCGALWAVTAATPLCGQIRIVPRAKLDSLAHPSTADGAQAMRFERTQIDAGHIGEDDTPPSYTFKWHNEGTAPLIITRVQTTCGCAAATYGRQPVRTGGEGTVTVTYHPKGHPGSFDRRIFVYTQLSDKMPTAILHLTGTVIASELTDGDYPYAMGTLRLKQQSVRFAREGLQSERIECLNTGGKAMRPRCDDHLLPRGITLRCEPATLAPGAKGDLVIGFDPAQATHRPPAQLPLILEGPDVPPSGRTLQIRFEETE; encoded by the coding sequence ATGCGCTGCGGAACGACGATAGCACGTATGCTCTTCTGCTGCGGGGCGTTGTGGGCGGTTACCGCCGCCACACCGCTCTGCGGACAGATCCGCATCGTCCCCCGTGCCAAACTCGACAGCCTGGCGCACCCCTCCACGGCCGACGGGGCCCAAGCCATGCGCTTCGAGCGCACGCAGATCGACGCAGGGCATATCGGCGAGGACGATACGCCGCCGAGCTACACGTTCAAATGGCATAACGAAGGAACGGCACCGCTCATCATCACCCGCGTGCAGACCACCTGCGGCTGCGCCGCGGCCACCTACGGCCGGCAGCCCGTCCGCACGGGCGGCGAAGGCACGGTGACGGTCACTTACCACCCGAAGGGACACCCGGGGAGCTTCGACAGGCGGATCTTCGTCTATACGCAGCTCTCGGACAAGATGCCGACGGCCATCCTGCACCTCACGGGCACGGTCATAGCCTCGGAACTCACGGACGGCGATTACCCCTATGCAATGGGGACGCTGCGGCTCAAACAGCAGTCCGTGCGGTTCGCCCGGGAAGGGTTGCAGAGCGAGCGCATCGAATGCCTGAACACGGGCGGCAAAGCCATGCGGCCACGCTGCGACGATCACCTGCTCCCGCGGGGAATCACCCTCAGGTGCGAGCCCGCAACCCTCGCCCCGGGCGCCAAAGGCGACCTGGTCATCGGGTTCGACCCCGCGCAGGCAACGCACAGGCCGCCGGCCCAGCTGCCCCTGATCCTCGAAGGGCCCGATGTCCCGCCGAGCGGGCGCACGCTGCAGATCCGGTTCGAAGAAACAGAGTAA
- a CDS encoding YeiH family protein, producing the protein MLKKGNRANTLHGILLIVLFSFAAFYIAGFPLVKKLSFSPLIVGIVLGMLYANSLRNKLPETWVPGIRFCTKQVLRWGIILYGFRLTLSEVAAVGIPAVAVDLVVVTVTILGGVLLGRLLKIDRDTALMTSTGSAICGAAAVLGAEPVVKCEGYKTAIAVSTVVIFGTLSMFLYPLMYRTGMLDALTDTGVAVYTGSTLHEVAHVAGAGNAMDPTDGLGIAGTATITKMIRVMMLAPVLVILGFVLAGRRKTAGGRKEKSKITIPWFAFGFIAVIGLNSLLQYLTGAESVRDIPLNGAIEYVDTFMLTMAMTALGTETSIDKFRQAGAKPFVLAGLLYVWLVVGGYFVTKYLVGVL; encoded by the coding sequence ATGTTGAAAAAAGGTAACAGGGCGAATACCCTGCACGGGATTCTGCTGATCGTCCTGTTCTCGTTCGCGGCATTCTATATCGCCGGGTTCCCCCTCGTAAAGAAACTTTCGTTCAGTCCGCTGATCGTCGGCATCGTGCTGGGCATGCTCTATGCCAACAGCCTGCGCAACAAGCTGCCCGAAACGTGGGTGCCCGGTATCAGGTTCTGTACCAAGCAGGTGCTGCGCTGGGGCATCATCCTCTACGGGTTCCGCCTGACGCTCTCCGAGGTGGCCGCCGTGGGTATTCCGGCCGTCGCCGTCGACCTGGTCGTCGTGACGGTCACGATCCTGGGCGGCGTCCTGCTGGGCCGCCTGCTGAAGATCGACCGCGACACGGCGCTGATGACCTCGACGGGCAGTGCCATCTGCGGCGCGGCGGCCGTGCTGGGTGCTGAGCCGGTCGTGAAATGCGAGGGGTACAAGACCGCCATCGCCGTCTCTACGGTCGTGATTTTCGGCACCCTCTCGATGTTCCTCTATCCCCTGATGTACCGCACGGGGATGCTCGACGCCCTGACGGACACGGGCGTGGCCGTCTATACGGGCAGCACGCTTCACGAAGTGGCCCATGTGGCGGGGGCGGGCAATGCGATGGATCCGACCGACGGCCTGGGTATCGCCGGGACGGCGACCATCACCAAGATGATCCGCGTGATGATGCTTGCGCCCGTGCTGGTTATCCTGGGGTTCGTGCTGGCGGGCCGCCGGAAAACCGCCGGAGGGCGCAAGGAGAAGAGCAAAATTACCATTCCGTGGTTCGCCTTCGGCTTCATCGCGGTCATCGGCCTCAATTCGCTGCTGCAATACCTGACCGGGGCGGAGAGTGTCCGCGACATCCCGTTGAACGGCGCCATCGAATATGTCGATACGTTCATGCTGACGATGGCCATGACGGCGCTGGGTACGGAAACGAGCATCGACAAGTTCAGGCAGGCCGGGGCGAAGCCCTTCGTGCTGGCGGGCCTGCTGTATGTCTGGCTGGTCGTGGGCGGTTATTTCGTGACCAAATACCTGGTCGGGGTCTTATAG
- a CDS encoding S8 family peptidase, translated as MKNYLYGIFAIAFLAFTACTNEELPTPGTGPDTPVEHKSGEILVKFSPYVSEILDKTAAATRSGGPATRSGILSVDEVLDIVGGYQIERVFPVDGRNEERTRESELHLWYVVRFGDDYSAEEVAEKLSALGEVQHVNLNRTIRRAYNAGKKAMPLTREALAAMQRATRAAGDTGYPFNDELLPMQWHLINRGNLFGDKSIVDADVQCEEAWKSSTGDKSIIVAVLDEGVMVEHPDLKNSMWVNEGEVYRSKQDNDGNGYKGDVYGYNFVFETGVISWDDINDTGHGTHVAGVIAAQNNNGIGISSIAGGNGDIPGVKIMSCQIFSGNTVSNSLATVRAIKYAADNGAVILQCSWGYVSGSANSYEWGTPGFKDEEEWATNAPLEKDALDYFLHNAGSPNGPIEGGLAIFAGGNESAPQAGFPGAAEDCISVSATAADYTPATYTNYGPGTTIAAPGGDQDYYYEYFDDNHKRGEIGCVLSTLPYDISETGYGYMEGTSMACPHVSGVAALGLSYAAQLRRHFTADEFKALLYQTTTPIDSYMTGLKNYYRYVADVGLNQPMQLTLANYRNQMGTGQVNAARLLNAVSGNGKQVSFPNLYISLGKEVKAIPANYFLGGETLTYTVSIADTAVATASMEGAKLTVKGLKAGTTRASITSSKGETHNFNITVRKSANGNGWL; from the coding sequence ATGAAAAACTATTTATACGGCATTTTTGCCATTGCATTCCTGGCATTTACCGCCTGCACCAACGAGGAGCTCCCGACGCCCGGCACGGGCCCGGACACCCCTGTCGAGCACAAGTCGGGGGAGATACTCGTCAAATTTTCGCCTTACGTGAGCGAGATACTCGACAAGACGGCCGCAGCGACCCGCAGCGGCGGCCCCGCCACCCGCTCGGGCATCCTTTCGGTCGACGAGGTACTCGACATCGTGGGCGGCTACCAGATCGAGCGCGTCTTCCCCGTAGACGGCCGCAACGAGGAGCGCACCCGCGAATCGGAGCTGCACCTGTGGTACGTCGTACGCTTCGGCGACGACTACTCCGCCGAGGAGGTCGCCGAGAAACTTTCGGCCCTGGGCGAAGTCCAGCACGTGAACCTCAACCGCACGATCCGCCGTGCCTACAACGCCGGCAAGAAGGCGATGCCTCTCACCCGCGAGGCCCTCGCCGCCATGCAGCGTGCGACCCGTGCCGCCGGGGATACGGGCTATCCCTTCAACGACGAGCTGCTGCCGATGCAGTGGCACCTGATCAACCGCGGCAACCTGTTCGGCGACAAGTCGATCGTCGATGCCGACGTGCAGTGCGAAGAGGCGTGGAAATCCTCGACGGGCGACAAGTCGATCATCGTCGCCGTGCTCGACGAAGGCGTCATGGTCGAACACCCCGACCTGAAGAACAGCATGTGGGTCAACGAAGGCGAGGTTTACCGCTCGAAGCAGGACAACGACGGCAACGGCTACAAAGGCGACGTCTACGGCTACAATTTCGTATTCGAGACGGGCGTCATCTCATGGGATGACATCAACGACACGGGGCACGGCACGCACGTAGCGGGCGTAATCGCCGCGCAGAACAACAACGGCATCGGCATCAGCTCGATCGCCGGCGGCAACGGCGACATCCCGGGCGTGAAGATCATGAGCTGCCAGATATTCTCGGGCAACACGGTCAGCAACTCGCTGGCGACCGTCCGGGCCATCAAATACGCGGCCGACAACGGCGCCGTCATCCTGCAGTGCAGCTGGGGCTATGTCTCGGGCAGCGCCAACAGCTACGAATGGGGGACGCCGGGCTTCAAGGACGAAGAGGAGTGGGCGACGAACGCCCCGCTGGAAAAGGACGCCCTCGACTACTTCCTGCATAACGCCGGGTCGCCCAACGGCCCGATCGAAGGCGGTCTTGCCATCTTCGCAGGCGGCAACGAGAGCGCCCCGCAGGCCGGGTTCCCGGGCGCTGCCGAGGACTGCATCTCGGTATCGGCCACGGCTGCCGACTATACGCCCGCAACCTATACCAACTACGGCCCCGGCACGACGATCGCAGCCCCGGGCGGCGACCAGGACTACTACTACGAGTACTTCGACGACAACCACAAACGCGGCGAGATCGGCTGCGTGCTCTCCACGCTGCCCTACGACATCAGCGAAACGGGCTACGGTTACATGGAAGGCACCTCAATGGCCTGCCCCCACGTTTCGGGCGTCGCCGCGCTCGGGCTCTCGTACGCCGCACAGCTCCGCCGCCACTTCACGGCCGACGAGTTCAAGGCACTACTCTACCAAACCACCACGCCGATCGACTCCTACATGACCGGCCTGAAAAACTACTACCGCTACGTCGCCGACGTCGGCCTGAACCAGCCCATGCAGCTGACGCTGGCCAACTACCGCAACCAGATGGGCACGGGCCAGGTCAATGCGGCCAGGCTGCTCAATGCGGTCTCCGGCAACGGCAAGCAGGTTTCGTTCCCGAACCTCTACATCTCGCTGGGCAAGGAGGTGAAGGCCATCCCGGCCAACTACTTCCTCGGCGGCGAAACGCTGACCTACACGGTCAGCATCGCCGACACGGCGGTCGCCACGGCGTCGATGGAGGGTGCGAAACTGACGGTCAAGGGGCTGAAGGCCGGTACGACCAGGGCAAGCATCACTTCGAGCAAGGGCGAGACGCACAATTTCAACATCACGGTGCGTAAATCCGCAAACGGTAACGGCTGGCTTTAA
- a CDS encoding BACON domain-containing protein, protein MKIKNYIPVILCSIALCSCSDADKNIAFGLDSDAIKAEAAGGSHKIKVSASGDWVATTDEPWISISPANGRGTTECRILIDSALTDSPRRGVVRIQEQNTWDKKEITIDQQGFDYAITLGEKEVSVANFSAFGTRYFDVKVKTNVDFAVEVPTSAESWLKFDSYKVELDRGIRPREVTVRFNWSINSQPNERIADVVFKPKREVELARQDNLLVTQGAAEPIEENTRSGDSIALLAIARTLGTNSSWENGERMDNWDDVTLWEEGMAGYTPEKNGRVKYARFFMFDTKEELPFEVQYLTAADELNFYSNVNAFLKDLTTGEYITKLTQLKRLTIAAYGLVSLDKNFTALKNLEFLDLSSNNFQKIPDEINPTNFPKLRTLLMGANTRRNIYDLSNTVETNYGGLVDEEGFPRRMIEWDLDTLQLSVNYLQGPLPKMDDWEKYTEQDIIDADTLPRALIGTPKVMPHTKRFAINLNRLTGELPDWLLYHPALDWWSPFQLVFTQEGKDATGASAGFGNEPANLNYYYKFYEGYKKDPGAEDEDEDTTK, encoded by the coding sequence ATGAAAATAAAGAATTACATACCGGTCATCCTCTGCTCGATCGCATTATGCAGTTGCTCCGACGCCGACAAGAACATCGCGTTCGGGCTCGACAGCGACGCCATCAAAGCCGAAGCCGCAGGGGGAAGCCACAAGATCAAAGTATCGGCATCGGGGGACTGGGTCGCCACCACCGACGAGCCGTGGATTTCCATTTCGCCGGCCAACGGCCGCGGCACCACCGAGTGCAGGATCCTCATCGACTCGGCGCTGACCGACTCGCCCCGCCGCGGCGTGGTACGCATCCAGGAGCAGAACACCTGGGACAAGAAGGAGATCACCATCGACCAGCAGGGTTTCGACTACGCCATCACGCTCGGGGAGAAAGAGGTTTCCGTGGCCAACTTCTCGGCCTTCGGCACCCGTTATTTCGACGTGAAGGTCAAGACCAACGTCGACTTCGCCGTCGAAGTCCCCACCTCGGCCGAAAGCTGGCTCAAATTCGACAGCTATAAGGTCGAACTCGACCGCGGCATCCGCCCGCGCGAGGTGACCGTACGCTTCAACTGGAGCATCAACTCCCAGCCCAACGAGCGTATCGCCGACGTGGTGTTCAAGCCCAAACGCGAGGTGGAACTCGCCCGCCAGGACAACCTGCTCGTCACGCAGGGCGCCGCCGAACCCATCGAGGAGAACACCCGCAGCGGCGACTCGATCGCCCTGCTGGCCATCGCACGCACGCTCGGAACCAACAGTTCGTGGGAGAACGGCGAACGCATGGACAACTGGGACGACGTCACCCTTTGGGAGGAGGGCATGGCGGGTTACACGCCCGAGAAGAACGGCCGCGTGAAATACGCCCGGTTCTTCATGTTCGACACCAAGGAAGAGCTGCCTTTCGAAGTGCAGTACCTGACGGCCGCCGACGAGCTGAACTTCTACAGCAACGTCAACGCCTTCCTGAAAGACCTCACCACCGGCGAGTACATCACCAAACTCACGCAGCTCAAACGCCTCACCATCGCCGCCTACGGGCTGGTTTCGCTGGACAAGAACTTCACGGCGCTCAAGAACCTCGAGTTCCTCGACCTGAGCAGCAACAACTTCCAGAAGATTCCCGACGAGATCAATCCGACCAACTTCCCGAAACTGCGGACACTGCTCATGGGCGCCAACACGCGCAGGAATATCTATGACCTGAGCAACACCGTCGAAACCAACTACGGCGGCCTCGTCGATGAAGAAGGATTCCCGCGCCGCATGATCGAATGGGATCTCGACACGCTGCAACTATCGGTCAACTACCTACAGGGCCCGCTGCCCAAGATGGACGACTGGGAGAAATACACCGAACAGGACATCATCGACGCCGACACGCTGCCCCGTGCGCTGATCGGAACCCCGAAGGTGATGCCGCACACCAAGCGTTTCGCCATCAACCTCAACCGCCTGACCGGCGAACTGCCCGACTGGCTGCTCTACCACCCCGCCCTCGACTGGTGGTCACCCTTCCAGCTCGTGTTCACGCAGGAAGGTAAGGACGCGACGGGCGCATCGGCCGGATTCGGCAACGAACCCGCCAACCTGAACTACTACTATAAATTCTATGAGGGGTACAAGAAAGACCCCGGTGCGGAAGACGAAGACGAGGATACGACCAAATAA
- a CDS encoding DUF4984 domain-containing protein: MKRIITVLFATGLLAALATGCKEEYKTYSDAEYVLFADTLATYAVLQDQDYFSVPVSSTVACDYDRTFGVEIIDQGSNAVEGKHYRLLSNTITIKAGSRKADVQVHGFYDNIEDTDSLGFILKLVMPEQLKWDLYHDRTKVVMQKSCPYDINEFTGWCVVTSTFLNSYPGVENKSIQRLIRTEKHPTEENMIILHDWLFSGYDVTIRLDPRDPIEPLVTMDKNQVLADEASIFGQIVGDNKILVTNSPLYDSYFNSCQHYVALWIKVHVEDMGVNMGLVGHFYNIIEWVSDEEAERLQREEGMLPGGVTASGSL, translated from the coding sequence ATGAAACGAATTATCACGGTTTTGTTTGCAACGGGACTCCTGGCCGCCCTCGCAACGGGTTGCAAGGAGGAATATAAGACCTACTCCGATGCGGAGTACGTGCTGTTCGCCGACACCCTGGCGACCTACGCCGTACTCCAAGACCAAGACTATTTCTCGGTACCGGTCTCCTCGACCGTCGCGTGCGATTACGACCGCACATTCGGCGTGGAGATCATCGACCAGGGCAGCAATGCCGTCGAGGGGAAGCACTACCGCCTCCTGTCGAACACCATCACCATAAAGGCCGGTTCGCGTAAGGCCGACGTACAGGTACACGGGTTCTACGACAACATCGAAGATACCGACTCGCTGGGCTTCATCCTCAAACTGGTCATGCCCGAGCAGCTGAAATGGGATCTCTACCACGACCGGACGAAGGTCGTCATGCAGAAAAGCTGCCCCTACGACATCAACGAATTCACGGGCTGGTGCGTGGTGACCTCGACGTTCCTCAACAGCTACCCCGGCGTGGAAAACAAGAGCATCCAGCGCCTCATCCGCACCGAGAAGCACCCCACCGAAGAGAACATGATTATCCTGCACGACTGGCTCTTCTCGGGCTACGACGTCACGATCCGCCTCGACCCGCGCGATCCGATCGAACCGCTGGTAACCATGGACAAGAACCAGGTACTGGCCGACGAGGCTTCGATCTTCGGACAGATCGTCGGGGACAACAAGATACTGGTCACTAACAGCCCGCTCTACGACTCCTATTTCAACAGCTGCCAGCACTACGTGGCGCTGTGGATCAAGGTGCATGTCGAGGACATGGGCGTGAATATGGGCCTGGTAGGCCATTTCTACAACATCATCGAATGGGTCAGCGACGAGGAGGCCGAACGGCTCCAGCGGGAAGAAGGCATGCTCCCGGGAGGCGTCACGGCGTCCGGATCGCTCTAA
- a CDS encoding lipocalin family protein, with translation MKTIFRFTLLALIATAFCACDDDKSYVAPLDVTPNNLAGTWQLAQWNGAPLAQGSYVYIEFIRKDQKYVMYQNLDSFGARKLTGRFAIETDEELGAIIYGNYDYSAGDWQHRYIVTDFSKTQMIWTAKDDRSDISVYERCDGIPEDITGGKTE, from the coding sequence ATGAAAACAATTTTTAGATTTACGCTCCTTGCACTTATCGCGACGGCCTTCTGCGCCTGCGATGACGACAAGTCGTATGTAGCCCCCCTGGATGTCACGCCCAACAACCTCGCCGGCACGTGGCAGCTCGCCCAATGGAACGGCGCGCCCCTCGCCCAGGGCAGCTACGTATACATCGAGTTCATCCGCAAAGACCAGAAGTACGTCATGTACCAGAACTTAGACAGCTTCGGCGCCCGCAAGCTCACGGGACGCTTCGCCATCGAAACCGACGAGGAACTGGGCGCCATCATCTACGGCAACTACGATTACAGTGCCGGCGACTGGCAGCACCGCTACATCGTGACCGACTTTTCGAAGACACAAATGATATGGACAGCCAAGGACGACCGCTCGGACATTTCGGTCTACGAACGCTGCGACGGCATCCCCGAGGATATTACCGGAGGGAAAACGGAGTAA
- a CDS encoding DUF4458 domain-containing protein codes for MKLFKFSVAALLALATAFLGGCSDDDGIDNRDRDYGYVQFKLHKEASYDAVSRAQKPQLDYLSEASKVQVSLYYDGTTITQSLTLSAPDKESAEFGLRSEKLRLLAGQYQLITFSLFNADDELIYNGMPGEERLDIVAGGLVSHDLTVDVEPRGTVRFSISKDLSDFTETPVVTRAAERQYTFDEIAFLDLTVRHKTTNELTTFEKLPAKFSIHFRDDREDGAPEDIEDGYQTSSLECDTLLSLKAGDYSLERYQAYDKNKILLETNKRPKNLDFTIEDNKTTEAKVGVTLYEADEYIRDYYALYEIWKALDGEHWSYRGENYPTGVNWDFNKDPDLWGVQPGVEVHSNGRVAKISIGEFGFRGHVPAAIGQLSELVELYLGTHNDGNLLEYDPSLAHDKSLSERNRTRMERHKEFLSLIHIPTQTSEPIARALAEHGISIPATSLYKNFTEDQIIDRKTGLQNNIRPYDVVHGKLTNGLKSIDPAIGKLEKLEYLNIANGELEEIPAEVANLKSLTDLEVYNCPKMTRFPVEIAQMPELVSVNISNNAQWSAEELYKGLDAIANGPSKEKLQILYATNNKLREIPESFSNLKKIGLLDLSRNQIETLHPLGKEVAPEQLYLDHNNITSLPANSDGIFCGTDDTETFSVTYNKLKKVPNIFSAKSKYVMKSVDFSYNEIDGFEGEEEGKYKGLRVETFSLAANPGLTKFPKCLGTTNSLVSYIILRGCSIDEIPEGSFGGKNSTALISLDLTYNKLKALSKDFTAEQLPYLYGLDISYNSFDKFPFGPLNCAGLTVYAIRGQRDAEGKRCLREWPTGLYQHTGLRGFYIGSNDLRKIEDTISYLIYHLDISDNPNITFDASAICYYWQQGVYNLIYDKTQNILNCDKMLE; via the coding sequence ATGAAACTTTTTAAATTTTCCGTAGCGGCACTCCTCGCACTGGCCACGGCCTTCCTCGGCGGATGCTCCGACGACGACGGCATCGACAACCGCGACCGCGATTACGGATACGTTCAGTTCAAACTACACAAGGAGGCGTCCTACGACGCCGTGAGCCGGGCCCAGAAACCCCAGCTCGACTACCTTTCCGAAGCCAGCAAGGTGCAGGTCTCGCTCTATTACGACGGCACGACCATCACCCAGTCGCTGACGCTCTCGGCCCCCGACAAGGAGAGCGCCGAATTCGGGCTGCGCAGCGAGAAGCTCCGGCTGCTGGCGGGACAATACCAGCTCATCACCTTCTCGTTATTCAATGCCGACGACGAGCTGATCTACAACGGCATGCCGGGCGAAGAGAGGCTCGACATCGTGGCCGGCGGCCTCGTTTCGCACGACCTGACGGTCGACGTGGAGCCGCGCGGCACGGTGCGTTTCTCGATCTCCAAGGACTTGTCGGACTTCACCGAGACACCCGTGGTGACGCGTGCCGCCGAACGGCAGTACACCTTCGACGAGATCGCGTTCCTCGACCTGACCGTAAGGCACAAGACGACCAACGAGCTCACCACGTTCGAAAAACTCCCCGCGAAGTTCTCGATCCACTTCAGGGACGACCGCGAGGACGGGGCCCCCGAGGACATCGAGGACGGCTACCAGACCTCCTCGCTCGAATGCGACACGCTGCTCTCGCTCAAGGCGGGCGATTACAGCCTGGAGAGATACCAGGCCTACGACAAGAACAAAATCCTGCTGGAGACCAACAAGCGTCCCAAGAACCTGGATTTCACCATCGAGGACAACAAGACCACCGAGGCCAAAGTCGGCGTCACGCTCTACGAGGCCGACGAGTATATCCGCGACTACTACGCGCTTTACGAAATCTGGAAGGCGCTCGACGGGGAGCACTGGTCTTACAGGGGTGAAAACTATCCCACCGGCGTCAACTGGGATTTCAACAAGGATCCCGACCTGTGGGGCGTCCAGCCGGGCGTGGAGGTGCACTCCAACGGCCGCGTGGCGAAGATCTCGATCGGCGAGTTCGGCTTCCGCGGGCACGTGCCGGCAGCCATCGGCCAGCTCTCGGAGCTCGTCGAGTTGTATCTGGGCACGCACAACGACGGCAACCTGCTCGAATACGACCCCTCGCTGGCACACGACAAGAGCCTCTCCGAGCGCAACCGCACCCGCATGGAGCGTCACAAGGAGTTCCTCTCGCTGATCCATATCCCGACCCAGACGTCCGAGCCGATCGCCCGGGCCCTGGCCGAACACGGCATCTCGATCCCGGCCACGTCGCTCTACAAGAATTTCACCGAGGATCAGATCATCGACCGCAAGACCGGCCTCCAGAACAATATCCGTCCCTACGACGTCGTACACGGCAAGCTCACCAACGGGCTCAAGTCGATCGACCCGGCCATCGGCAAACTCGAAAAGCTCGAGTACCTCAACATCGCCAACGGCGAGCTGGAGGAGATTCCCGCCGAAGTAGCCAACCTCAAGTCGCTGACCGACCTGGAGGTCTACAACTGCCCGAAGATGACCCGCTTCCCGGTGGAGATCGCGCAGATGCCCGAGCTCGTTTCGGTCAACATCTCCAACAACGCCCAATGGTCGGCCGAAGAGCTATACAAGGGGCTCGACGCCATCGCCAACGGCCCATCGAAGGAGAAGCTCCAGATCCTCTATGCGACCAACAACAAACTCAGGGAGATCCCCGAGTCGTTCAGCAACCTGAAGAAGATCGGCCTGCTCGACCTGTCCCGGAACCAGATCGAAACGCTCCATCCGCTGGGCAAGGAGGTCGCACCCGAACAGCTCTACCTCGACCACAACAACATCACTTCGCTCCCGGCCAACAGCGACGGCATCTTCTGCGGCACGGACGACACGGAGACCTTCTCGGTGACCTACAACAAGCTCAAGAAGGTTCCCAACATCTTCTCGGCCAAGTCCAAATACGTCATGAAATCGGTGGATTTCTCCTACAACGAGATCGACGGCTTCGAAGGCGAAGAGGAGGGCAAATACAAGGGCCTGCGGGTGGAGACCTTCTCGCTGGCGGCCAACCCCGGGCTGACGAAGTTCCCCAAATGCCTCGGCACGACCAATTCGCTGGTTTCCTACATCATCCTGCGCGGTTGCAGCATCGACGAAATCCCCGAGGGCAGCTTTGGCGGCAAGAACTCGACGGCGCTCATATCGCTCGACCTGACCTACAACAAACTGAAGGCCCTGTCCAAGGATTTCACGGCCGAGCAGCTGCCCTACCTTTACGGGCTGGATATATCGTACAACTCGTTCGACAAGTTCCCGTTCGGGCCGCTCAACTGCGCCGGGCTGACCGTATACGCCATCCGCGGCCAGCGCGATGCCGAGGGTAAGCGCTGCCTGCGCGAGTGGCCCACGGGGCTCTACCAGCACACGGGCCTGCGCGGGTTCTACATCGGTTCGAACGACCTGCGCAAGATCGAGGACACGATCTCCTACCTGATCTACCACCTCGACATCAGCGACAACCCCAACATCACGTTCGATGCCTCGGCCATCTGCTACTACTGGCAGCAGGGGGTCTACAACCTGATCTACGACAAGACCCAGAACATCCTGAACTGCGACAAAATGCTCGAATAA
- a CDS encoding GNAT family N-acetyltransferase, with product MTRPLQFIPFKSRADKGWAEAWELYEKSFPYNERWGEEAYDRAFGDPNFEADGIWRGGEFIGILFHWGADGYRYVEHLAVSPALRGQNMGSAALSAFCRKVGRVILEIDPPEDDISIRRRHFYERLGFVANPYQYIHPSFRKPFTPHRLVLMSYPGAITYEEARSFADFVREAVLRYSEHEAPALPKLP from the coding sequence ATGACACGACCACTGCAATTCATACCTTTCAAATCCCGCGCTGACAAAGGCTGGGCCGAGGCCTGGGAGCTTTACGAAAAGTCGTTCCCCTACAACGAACGCTGGGGCGAGGAGGCCTACGACCGGGCTTTCGGCGACCCGAATTTCGAAGCCGACGGCATCTGGCGCGGCGGGGAGTTCATCGGCATCCTCTTCCACTGGGGTGCCGACGGCTACCGTTATGTCGAGCACCTGGCCGTCTCGCCCGCCCTGCGGGGACAAAACATGGGCTCCGCGGCACTCTCGGCCTTCTGCCGGAAGGTCGGGCGCGTCATCCTCGAAATCGACCCGCCCGAAGACGACATTTCGATCCGCCGCCGGCATTTCTACGAGCGGCTGGGGTTCGTCGCCAACCCCTACCAATACATCCACCCGTCGTTCCGCAAGCCCTTCACGCCCCATCGGCTGGTGCTGATGAGTTATCCCGGCGCCATCACCTACGAAGAAGCCCGCAGTTTTGCGGACTTCGTTCGGGAGGCAGTCCTCCGCTATTCGGAGCACGAAGCCCCTGCGCTGCCGAAACTGCCCTGA